Part of the Bacteroides acidifaciens genome, ATAGCAGCCGTAGGGGTACACAGTAGAGTCTGAATTCCTTTCTTCTGCAACGTATGAATTGCGTTGTCCATCCATTCGAAAGAGAAATTTCCATCCTCACTCTCCAATGCGCTCCAAGCAAAATCTCCTATACGTACCATATTCAGATGAGCCTCCTGCATCAAAGAAGCATCTTTATCTATTCTTTCCTTCGAAAGCTGTTCCGGATAGTAGGCCGAACCCACATACATTTGTGCATTTGCAGTTATATTTATCACAACAACAATTGCCAATATATAGAATTTCATAAGATCAGATAAATTTGATTGCATTAACGACACCCGGCAAAGATAATATCCCTTTTTCTAAAATCATGCCACTCAAGCGGATTTTAACAGGAAACTCCATTGCCAATCAACAAGACAGGATCAAACGGAAAGAGCCCGGCACAATACCGAGCTCTCCCGCAAGCTACATCATCACTGACTCGCACAACTCATTAGGGGCATCTCACTTTTACTTGTTTATTTTTGCTTTTACCTCACCGATAGATTCAGCATTTCCCAATTCTTCCATCGTGAAAGACTCGTTACCCTGATCTTTATCCAATTTCGAAATCAGGATAAAGTCGAAACGATTGCCCTTATACTCATTCTTTTTGAGGTCTTTCAGAATCTTGTTGTAAATTTTGGTGTCATCATCTTCACTGGTGTATAAAACCTTCGGCTTCCCTTTCACCTGAAATTCATACGTATACACACCTTGCTTTTTAGCGTCTGCACCCAACTTGGAAAGGTCGAAAGCAATCCATGTAAATCCACTCTTATCTTTACCCAACTCGTATCCTCTCAACTGTTTAATCATCAATGTCCCTTCTTCTCCATTCAGTGAGTAATTTGGAATAAAGATAGATATTTTAGCATCCCTGATACTTAAATTTGCCTTATCAGCCTTTACCTTGTAATAAATAACTGACTTGCTATTTACAGCATGAGTCGTTTTGCTGGATGGATTGCAACGATTTCGATTGTCGGCGATAAAGGTAATTCCCTTGGCGTTGTAATCAATAGAGCCTTCCTTTAATTGCCAGTTGCCATTCGAGGATAAATCCCAAGGGGTACAGGATACTGATTGTGCAACCATTGAGGTCGTTCCTGCAACAAGGAATAGAGCCATAAATACGATTATTCCCAACAGTGATTGTTTCTTTATATTTTTCATAATGATTGAGTTTTATTATTTTTGTATTTTCTTTTTAACTACGGACAAGGGAGCTACGCCGACTTCTTTCACAAGGAACGATTCAAACTTACTTTTATCGCCCAAGTCTGATATCATGATGAAATCCAAGCGATTGAAAGTTGCTCCTTCCACTGCCATCATATCTTTTGCAGCCGCAATCAAAGCATCATACAGATCCGAACCCGATTTGTAGGTGGTGTCCGAGGTTTCTCCATCCGGTCTGAATTTCATTTCCGCTGTATGCCCTTCTGTTCCAAGCTTCGACAAATCGAAAGCATACCACTGATAACCTTCCTGGTCTGTCCCTAGTTCTTCGCCTTTGTATTGAGTGATTGTTACAATCCCCTCTGTACCATCAACGTTTATTTTGCCGTCGATATACACAGAAACCTTCGCGTTGTTCGCAGTGATTATTGTTCCCTGGGTCGCTTTCGCCCGGTAATAAATCACTTTATTGCCCAGTAATGACATAGCCAGACTAAGTCCCTTCAGATTGGAATCGCATCTGTTATATCTGTTTGCCGCTGTCGATGTCAATTTAACATATCCGTCCACATAGTCTACCGTAGCACTTGAAACCGTCCAGCCTTTTGTCATATCAAAAAGATATGGTACTTCCTCTTCCACTTCGTCCGCTTCCCACTTCGACGCTGTGATGCTGTTTCTTTTTCCTCCGGCAAAGCAAAGACCACCTGCAGGAGCGGTAAAACTAGCAGTATAACTTCCATCTGAACCTACTAGAGTAACAGTCAGTTTCTTTCCTTCGGCACAAGCGGCATTATCTCCATTGGCGCCTAACATCAGATAAGCCTTGATGCTGTTATTTCCAGACGTGATTGCCGGGAAGCCGTTCAGATTCAATGAAACATCTGTTCCTACGGTGTTGTTGGTTACGGCCAGACAAGCCTTCTCCGCATGAATCGCAACTGATTGTGGCGTTCCCACTCCTTCAGGCAGATTCTTGAGATTGAGCACCAACAGTGATGATTGCACTGTAGCCGCATCTCCAAAGTTGATAGAAGTAACATCAGATGAATTGACCGCCAACTTAATGGTATGGAATGCAGCCAGGTGAACCGTATTATCGTTGCCGTTCTGCACCTGCCCACTGTACGAAAACGCATCAAATGCAGCCGTATTAGCCAATTTAGCTGGATACAATACGGTATATCCGCTGGCGTCTACATCAGGAGCGTAACCGTTAAAAGTGCCGGCATTTGTATTTGCTCCTTCCGCCAGTGTAAAGACCTGTGCATCAGCACCCGCTTTTGCCGGAATAATAGTGAAAGCATCGCCTTCCGTCCATTTGATAGCAACGGCAGAACCATTGTCTTCATATCCCATACGGGTTTGGGCGTCATTGTCTGTATATGCTTTGATTGAGATCTGATTGTATGATAATGCGTTATTATGATTATTCTCTAGCATATCTTCATTGCTGCAACCCGTTATAACGATGCCTGCCAAAGCAGCCAAGAGTGATACTGATTTTATTGTTTTCATTTTTCCTTTGTATTAAATTAAACTACTTGAACTTTCTATCTAATTAATCTTCAATATTAATTCCTCCCCCAAAAGACGGAGTATTTCCGCCTGTCGAAGTATTAGAATCATCCAATATCACTCCATCGCCAAACGAAGGAACAGTAACGATGATGTCTTTGTCTATCGGTGTATCATCCAGATCCCAGTTACTGATATTGATAACATGGCGTTTGTCTCCGGCAAAAACGACATCAGACTCCATAACAAAGGTTTTATAACATCTGCCCGTAGTACCGGTTACGTTGATTTTCAGTTGTTTGCCGGCAGACAGTTTTGCATTGCCGGGATTAGCTCCAAGCACCAGATAAGCTGTCAGCGTGGGAGATGCCGTCATATTGACCAGCTTCAAAGTGATTTCGTTCGACACAGTAACATTGGTGGTTGGCAGACAGTTTTCGTCCGCCGTCAAAGTGATTTGAGTAGGCGAACCGACATAATCCGGCAACTTCTTGAACGACAACACCATCACGGAAGATTGTACCGCATTTGCAAAACTGAACGCAGTATAATCGGATGTTGTACCGGCCAGTTTCACAGTATGATAAGCAGCAATCCCTTTGACGTTTGAGCTTCCATCCTGCTGCTGACCTGCAAAAGAGAAAGTATCAAATTCCTCTACCGACTGAAGCGTACTTGGAAATAACACTGTATATGTACCATCGCCCACTTCAGGAGCCGTCCCTACAAAAGTACCGACCGATGTGCCTGCTCCTTCGGCCAACGTAAAGACCTGACTCTCGTTGCCATTATCCGGTATGATTCGAAAAGCATCGTTTCTCGTCCAACTGGTAATGAGGCCATCCGCCTGATCGACGTATCCCAACCTGGTGTTCAGAGAATTCATTGTCACCCTGATTCTCGTAAGACCATCTGCGGGAATCTCGTCTTCATTGCTATTACTGCTGCAACTTGCAACACTTATCGCTGCGAACGATAAAAGCGAAGCTGCACAGATTGATTTAAGCATTCTCATAATACTAAAAGTTAAGTTATTAATAGATATAAATTAGATAATCATTGTTCAAATCCCGGTAGTCACCGATGCCTCGGTAGGGGACAGAATGGCAACAATAGCCGTTCCACTGGGGCTTGGTATAGATACCGTATAAACGGAACCCTCTTTAGCCACCGATATACCACTAACAAATGTCTCTACCTCGTCAGGTTTTCTCATCGGTATAATCAGCGTGATGAATTCGGCATCTTCGCCACTGTTAAGTTCGGTCTGCGAGCAGAGTACCGAACTAATGCTTTTATTGTTGCGCAGCGGATCGGTCTTCACGCTCATGGTATTATTGTTCTTTGTTCGCGGAAAATAGAAAAGTGTCTGTCCTGTAAAGTCGTATCGACTATCCAGTTTCACCATGCTACTCTTGTGTACTCCTTGCAACAGCCAATTCTTTCCAGTCTTAGCTACAGACGGCCACACATTATACAGTACACCGACCACATCTTTCCGGTTGTTCCCGGCAGCCGAGGCAACCTTGTCGTAAACAATAAGAACGCCATTGTTCAGCAACAACATCTTTCTCTTTGCGCTAATGCCTTCATACTGGAAGCGGGTATATTCTACTTCGCCATAAGCCACATCTTCAGAAAGCTGCTTGACCGCATAATTGCCTATCACATAATCAAAACGCGAATCAAATCCCAGTCTACTGTAATAAGATGCGTTCGGCTCTACTTCCGCCTCCGGTATATTGAATATCGGGAAATTCTCGCTCAAGCTTTTGGGTGCGATAAAAGGCCGGTTGATGCGGAAGCCTTCTGCCGGACGTCCCAAATAGGTGCAGACGTGCGTTCCGTTGAAGATAAAGTTGTCTATCCCAATGCGATGGTCGGGAGCTGCCTTGTGTTGTGTATAACTTAAATCCATCAGCATATAAGGCGCACGCGGATGATGTCCGGTAGAAAGGATCAATTTATCCTGCACTTGCTTGTAATCCCTGTCTCCCCGACCCAACAACAGACCGTCATATTTGCTCTTCGAAGTGATGCGGGGAGTGAGTAAAGAGGAGGTTTGTTGAGCGGGGACATCGGCATCGGTATCTTTGCGGTTGATGTCGATGGGATAGAGGTCGATGTAGTCATTGTTCCATTGGGTACAACCCACATTGAAACGGAAGTCTTCATACTTACGAGCCATGTACAGGTAATACGGATCTTTGAATAAGCGATATCCCACTTTCAGACACCAAGTCATCCCAATACCGGCATCCAGCAAATATTCTCTTCCTCCTTCATACACTCCTCCCATGAGTTTTCCCCATCCGGCAGTTTGCCCCGAGTTCATAATGGTACGGCTCATGCGATCCATGATACGCTTGATATGGATACTGTTTTTCAGTCCGGCCTCATCGTTCAGAAGCAATCCCCAATGCAAAAGCAGGTTGAAGCCGGTATTTGCGTCATAATGAGGTGAATTGTCAGCATCGTAAGAATAATTAAGGAGTGCATTGTATACCGTATTAAACGAGGTTTTGCATAACGGATATTTGGTGGAGTCGTCGCTATACAGCATCTTCACCCAAAATGCAACGTTCAAAGCGAACAGTTCCTTGTTGTATCCTGTCGACAGATAGTCTCCTTTATAATAATTGGCTTTTCCCTCCACATGAGTGTCGATGACAGATTCAATAAAGAGTTTGATTTCTCCTTTATAGGCTCCCAAGCGTTTCAGACAATAGGCATCTTCCATGATAATGCCCGCCGGCTGTGTGGTGTTGAGATCCCTCAAACTGCCGCTTTGCCCGTTTTTCTTATCTATTTCTATCTCTTGAAGTAATATCTTATACTGAACTTTAATGTCATCTTTGATTTTCGTAACCAGAAGTTTTTTCAGCTGAGGGCAGTTATAGTCAACACAAAGGTAAGTAAGGTCTAGATACGGACTGCGTTCCTTAGTAGCTATTTTCGTAAAATTATCAATCCATGCATTAAGAGTATTGCCTGTGATCGCCGCATTTAAGTTTATCCAAAAGTCAGAAATACGCTTTCTCACCCTGGTGTCTCGTTCCAGTACTTCCTGCCTTGTCTCTTCTCTCGGAACATAATCCATCGGATAAATGGCATCGGAATAAGGAGTTGCAACACCCTCTACATAAGACTCGTCCTGACTGTTCCTTGTCTGTCCAGATTCTACCGGAGTATCTTGCGCAGCCACTAACTTTTCATCCTCACAAGCTGATAAAGAATAAACGCCGCAGAATAAATATAGAAAACTGAATAGATAACTATGAATATGGTTCATAATATTAAAATTTACTGGTTACAGAATTAAAGTTTTATACGGCAAAGGTGGGAAATACCAGCTTTTGAATCATGGAAAATTGTATCAAAGGCTGGTATTTTAGTCTCGAAAGGTCAAATAGAGAGATAAATCTGAAAGATAAGAGATTGAATTGTATTCTTATTGACTGGAAGACGAAAAGAGAGAATTATGGTTTCATGAACCACTTCTTTTTCGTGCGTACGCTACTCTTCACCAATTTAGTATGCAATTCTTTAATCGTGCATAGTTCAAACCTCTCCTGAATGTATACATAATAACCAAGCGGATCAATTCTTTATTCGGGCATGAGAACTCTTCTTTAGACAGTTCATCTATCACTAATATCCAATAGACAGAGGTTAACACAGTAAAATAGTTTAGTTCTCCCATACCCTAATCTATCAGATAGGACAAGGCGTATAAATACCTCAAACAAGCAGAGATAGTTTGCTTTTCTCCCTGATATAGTTTATCTTTGCTACCGATATAGTTCATTCTTCATGTGTAATCGCCCGTATTTCTCTCCAAGCTATAATAAAGACGAAGCATGTCTGGCTTTTGACTTTATCTATCTTTCTTGTTTATCCTTTTCAATTAAATGGCAGTAAATCGGTGTAGTCATTTTTCTCTTCTCTTTCATTCTCCTGTACCCTAATCAATACATCCTGCATCCATAGTTTTGGGTTCCACCTTATTTTCCCTGCAACATCCCATCAGTGAAAAGAATATTGCCGCTGTATGTACCGCCTCATGTGAACCGGAGAAAAGAGTGTTTTTTCTGTTCAAAGTCAATGGCCTTATAGAGCGCTCCACCGGATTATTGTCAATGCAGAGCTGTGCATCGTTGACATATCCGGACAATTGTCCAAAACGTGTGTACATTATAGAATATGGCCTTAGCAATAGGCGATTTCTCAACCGTATGTTCATACTCCTGCTTGCACCATTTTTCCAGTCCTTTGATAATAGGATACGATTCTTCCCAGCGAAGCCTTACTACAGCCCCGCCCAGATGTCCTATCCTGATTTTCTCCTCCACAGCATACAGTCTGCCTATTTGTTCATCACTTCGCCCAAACTGAAAGCCAATCAAATTAAGCTCAAAACCAACATCAACTTCAAGGCGGATGCCAAACTGAAAAGGTCAGTCAGCGTCGTACACCTGGAACGAAGCAAACTGAAACCCCATTCGGCTTCCTGCTCGAACGAAGAAATAGACAAGCTACTGGCTAACTATTTCAGCAATAACCCGGTATTAACCCACTCCGACTTCCAAAGGCTCTGCGGGTTTACTCCCACCACTGCCGCACGGCACATCAAACGGCTGAAAGAGGAAAAGAAGTTGAAGAATATCAATACATATTATAATCCGATTTATATGCCGATGCCAGGATATTATGGCAAGGCGGAGATAAAAGAGGATAAGGCAAATACTATACAGCAATAAAGTAAAGAGTATGAAAAAAGTGTCCAGGAAGGTATTACCGATCATTTTGCTGACGTCAGCAAAATGGGATTCCTAATAATAAATGAGAGACACTTTGCGGCGAGGTGTCTCTCATTATCTACATCTATACCACCAATTAATAAGACCTAAATTCAATTATTCTTATTAATCAAATTGACTACTACCTTCACCATCACGTCCTTTTCTTCCGTCCGGCTTTCGGCAATCATCAACGTAAGTGCTACTAGCGTATTGTTGCCGATTAACTTCGAACCATCGGATTTATATAATATACCGTTCTTCTCCAAAAACCAAAGAAACAGGAAAGCGGCAATACGCTTGTTACCGTCACTAAACGAGTGGTTCTTCACGACAAGGTAGAAAAGCATCGCTGCTTTCTCTTCAACGCTCGGATAAAGTTCTTCTCCGCCAAACGTCTGATAAATAGTATTGATAGAGCTTTTGAACGACTGATCCTTTTCATTTCCAAACAAATCACTGCTTCCGAACTTTTCCTGCAAAAGGTGAATGGCTTCCATAGCTTCTTCATAGGTGGCATGAAATTCTTCAGTAGGAGTCGTAGAGTCTACTTCCAATTGCTGGTAATCGTATTTATCCAGTGTATCCAAACCGTAAGTGTAATCGGTAATCACACGCAAAAGTCCATTGGCCTCATCCAGCGTCAATTGTTTGTGTTCGATGACGTTGGAAAGAAGACGCACGGTGCTCTTCAAGTCTTCCAGTTGAACAGCTTTGGCTTGCTGATTAATGGCGTAGCCTTTAATCAGATAATCCTTTAACACTTTGTTTGCCCAGATACGAAATTGAGTGCCGCGTTGCGACTTTACACGATAGCCGACGGAAGTTATCATTTCAATATTATAATATTCTACCTGATAACTTTTACCATCCAAGGCAGTTGTCGCAAATTTTGCGACAACTGGAATCCCTTCTAACTCTTCCTTTTTCGCATTATTAATATGCTTGCCAATCGTTTTGATATCACGATCAAACAACTCTGCCATCTGTTGGCGATTCAGCCACACCGTCTCATTCTCCAACTTCACATCAATGGAAGTCTTCCCATCCTTTGTCTGAAAAATGACAATATTTCCTCTATTGTCCATAAAATGCCTCCTTGTTTTATGCATTGTGTTCATCCATTACCTTCGTAGTAATGGACGGACACACAAATGTACAACTTTCAAAAAGAAATAAAAATATGAAGCCGTTTTTCTCAAAGCATTTCACTGTAAATGAGAATATACCCTTGTCTGAACAGAATAAAACAGCGCTTTTTATGATAAAGGGCGAATTACTTATCAATAAATAATGAATACCCCACGCGCTTTACCATACATACTGGCTGGCATACTGATACATGAGCGTATTGATTCATTATTAAAGAATTATTTCTTTAATTCCTTGCTCAATCAATCTATTTCCCCTATTTTTGCAGTCTGTAAGAGGTGTAAAACGTTGAAATTTTAGTTCTAACAATTAAATAATTTAAATTCAATCATTTATGTGGTTAAGTAATTCATCTGTAGGAAGGAAAGTGGTGATGAGCGTTACCGGTATCGCCCTTGTCCTGTTTCTAACATTTCACATGGCGATGAACTTGGTTGCAATCATCTCGGCTGATGGTTACAACATGATTTGTGAGTTCCTGGGAGCAAACTGGTATGCATTGGTAGCTACCGCAGGACTAGCCGCTCTTTTTGTGATTCACATCATCTACGCATTCTGGCTGACAATGCAGAATCGCAAAGCGCGTGGTAGCGAACGCTATGCAGTGGTTGACAAACCAAAAACTGTAGAATGGGCTTCTCAGAACATGTTAGTGTTAGGTATTATCGTAATCGTAGGTCTTGGCTTACACCTCTTCAACTTCTGGGCAAAAATGCAGTTGCCGGAACTGATGCACAACATGGGCATGCACGCTGACACACTGACGCTGGCTTATGCCGCTAACGGTGCTTATCACATCCAGCAGACTTTCTCTTGCCCGGTTTACGTAGTTCTTTACCTCGTTTGGCTGTTTGCTTTGTGGTTCCACCTGACTCACGGTTTCTGGAGCTCTATGCAATCACTGGGATGGAACAACAAAGTATGGATCAACCGTTGGAAATGTATTTCTAACATCTATTCTACGATTGTTGTACTCGGTTTCGCACTGGTAGTAGTGGTATTCTTCGTGAAAACACTGATTTGTGGCGGTGCTTGCTAAATAGTAAATTGTAAATGATTAAATTGTAAATAATATTATGATCAAGATAGATTCAAAAATTCCAGAAGGCCCGGTGGCTGAGAAATGGACCAACTATAAAGCTCACCAGAAATTGGTGAACCCCGCTAATAAACGTCGTTTGGACATCATCGTTGTGGGTACGGGTCTGGCAGGTGCTTCTGCCGCTGCTTCACTTGGTGAAATGGGTTTCAGAGTATTCAATTTCTGTATTCAGGATTCTCCCCGTCGTGCACACTCTATCGCTGCACAGGGTGGTATCAATGCTGCGAAGAATTATCAAAATGATGGTGACTCAGTTTACCGTCTGTTCTACGATACTGTAAAAGGTGGCGACTATCGTGCCCGTGAAGCAAACGTATATCGTTTGGCTGAAGTGTCTAACGCTATCATCGACCAATGTGTAGCGCAAGGTGTTCCTTTCGCTCGCGAATATGGCGGTACACTGGACAACCGTTCTTTCGGTGGCGCACAGGTATCCCGTACTTTCTATGCTAAAGGCCAGACTGGTCAGCAGTTGCTGCTGGGTGCTTACTCTGCATTGAGCCGTCAGGTAAACGTAGGTACTGTTAAACTGTATACCCGCTATGAAATGCAGGATGTTGTCATCGTTGACGGACGTGCCCGCGGTATCATCGCAAAAAATCTTGTAACAGGCAAATTGGAACGTTTCGCTGCTCACGCTGTAGTAATCGCTACCGGTGGTTATGGAAACGCTTACTTCCTGTCTACTAACGCTATGGGTTGTAACTGTACAGCTGCTATCTCTTGCTACCGCAAGGGTGCTGTATTCGCAAATCCGGCATACGTTCAGATTCACCCGACTTGTATTCCGGTACATGGCGACAAGCAGTCTAAGCTGACTTTGATGTCCGAATCTCTCCGTAACGACGGTCGTATCTGGGTTCCGAAGAAGAAAGAAGATGCTGTAAGACTCCAGAAAGGCGAAATCAAAGGAAGTGATATTCCGGAAGAAGACCGCGACTATTACTTGGAACGCCGCTATCCGGCATTCGGTAACCTGGTTCCGCGTGACGTTGCCAGCCGTGCCGCTAAAGAACGTTGCGACGCTGGTTTCGGTGTAAACAACACAGGTTTGGCCGTATTCCTCGACTTCTCTGAAGCTATCAACCGTTTGGGTATCGACGTTGTTCTTCAACGTTATGGCAACCTCTTCGATATGTACGAAGAAATCACTGACGTTAACCCGGGCGAACTGGCTAAAGAAATCAGTGGTGTGAAATATTATAACCCGATGATGATTTATCCGGCTATCCACTATACAATGGGTGGTATCTGGGTAGACTACGAACTGCAAACCACTATCAAGGGGCTGTTCGCTATCGGTGAATGTAACTTCTCCGATCATGGTGCAAACCGCCTCGGTGCTTCTGCATTGATGCAAGGTTTGGCTGACGGTTACTTCGTATTGCCTTACACCATCCAGAACTATCTGGCAGACCAGATCACTGTTCCTCGTTTCTCTACTGATCTTCCTGAATTCGCTGAAGCTGAAAAAGCCGTTCAAGCTAAGATCGACAAGTTCATGAGCATCCAGGGTAAAGAATCCGTTGATTCTATCCACAAGAAACTGGGTCATATCATGTGGGAATACGTAGGTATGGGACGTACGGCAGAAGGCTTGAAGAAAGGTATCGCTGCACTGAAAGAAATCCGCAAGGAATTCGAAACTAATCTGTTTATCCCTGGTTCTAAAGAAGGCATGAACGTAGAGCTTGACAAAGCAATCCGTCTGTACGACTTCATCACTATGGGTGAGCTTGTTGCTTACGACGCATTGAACCGTAACGAAAGTTGTGGTGGTCACTTCCGTGAAGAATACCAGACTGAAGAAGGAGAAGCAAAACGTGATGACGAAAACTTCTTCTATGTAGCATGCTGGGAATATCAAGGTGACGATGAAAAGGCTCCAGTATTGTACAAAGAACCGTTGGTTTATGAAGCTATCAAGGTTCAGACTCGTAACTACAAGAGCTAATCGGTGAAGTTAAACATTAAAAAGAATTAGAAGAAAATGGATAAGAATATATCATTTACACTGAAGGTATGGCGCCAGGCTGGCCCGAAGGCTAAAGGTGCTTTTGAAACCTACCAAATGAAAGATATCCCCGGTGATACTTCATTCCTTGAAATGCTGGATATCCTGAACGAACAGCTCATCAGCGAAAGAAAAGAACCGGTAGTATTCGATCATGACTGCCGCGAAGGTATCTGCGGTATGTGTTCTCTTTACATCAACGGACACCCGCACGGTCCTGCAACAGGTGCTACTACTTGCCAGATTTATATGCGCCGTTTCAACGATGGTGACACAATCACTGTTGAACCGTGGCGTTCGGCTGGTTTCCCGGTTATCAAGGACTTGATGGTAGACCGTACTGCTTATGACAAGATTATGCAGGCTGGCGGTTACGTAAGTGTCCGCACGGGTGCTCCTCAGGATGCCAACGCTATCCTGATTGCAAAACCTATCGCCGACGAAGCTATGGATGCCGCTTCTTGTATCGGTTGCGGTGCTTGTGTAGCTGCATGTAAGAATGGTTCTGCTATGTTGTTCGTTTCTGCAAAGGTCAGCCAGTTGAACTTGCTGCCGCAAGGGAAACCGGAAGCTTTGCGTCGTGCAAAAGCCATGTTGTCCAAGATGGACGAACTGGGCTTCGGTAACTGTACCAACACTCGCGCTTGCGAGGCTGAATGTCCGAAGAACATCTCTATCAGCAACATCGCCCGCTTGAACCGTGATTTCATCATCGCGAAATTAAAAGACTAAAAAACTGCTAGTTTTCGAGTTGAGAGACAATTTGATTAATGACAGAATCCCCAGTCGGCGTGCCGGCTGGGGATTTATTTTATTACACTCTTCTACAAAGACTATATTGAGGTTTGTGCAAATGCCAAGCGTCTTTCAGAATCATCATTCGGTATAAATAAAGTAATGACATCAACCACTTGCCTCGTTTCTTGTCATATTCATTAGATATAGATTGCATCTTTCTCAATATGATTTCGAATGTTCATACATGAACGCAAATGCAAATGTGCAAAGAAGTTATAGAATGTTTGTTTGGAGAAGTAACAAAAAGACCCTACCTTTGTTTGTATTCAAAGAGAACCTTTAAAAAGGTATAAATTATGGAAGAATATATAGCACCGCGCAGAAAACGTATCCCCTATGGTATGATGAACTTCGCAGTAATCCGCCGCGACGACTGTTATTATGTGGACAAAACCCGTTTTATTCCCATGATAGAAGAGGCAGACAAGTTTTTCTTCTTTATCCGCCCGCGCCGTTTTGGCAAAAGTCTTACGGTAAATATGTTGCAGCACTACTATGATATACTTGCCAAGGATAAATTCGATACCCTGTTTGGCGACCTTTACATCGGGAAGTACCCTACACCAGACCGGAACAGCTACTTGGTGCTATACCTCAACTTCTCCGGAATAGTCGGTGAACTGCACAACTACCGCAAGGGACTAGACGCGCACTGCCAAACGATGTTCGACTATTTCTGTGATATTTATGCCGACTATCTTCCTCAAGGCATAAAGGAAGAACTCGACAAAAAAGAAGGAGCTGTCGAACAAATTGAATACCTGTTTACAGAATGCAACAAGACCAATCAGAGAATTTATCTCTTTATCGACGAATACGACCATTTCACCAATGCCATCCTCTCGGATATAGAAAGCCTGCACCGATATACGGATGAAACACATGGCGAAGGTTATCTGCGCGCCTTCTTCAATAAAATTAAAGCAGGAACCTATTCAAGCATCGAGCGTTGTTTCATTACCGGCGTAAGCCCCATGACAATGGACGACCTCACAAGCGGATTCAACATCGGAACCAACTACTCGCTCACACCGGAATTCAACGAGATGATAGGTTTCACGGAAGAAGAAGTGCGCCAAATGCTCACTTACTACTCCACCACCAGTCCATTCAACCACAGCGTGGACGAACTGATAGAAATGATGAAACCATGGTATGACAACTACTGCTTTGCAGAAGAATGTTATGGTGAAACCACTATGTACAACTCCAACATGGTGCTCTACTTCGTCAAGAATTACATCCAACGGGGCAAAGCACCTCGGGATATGGTAGAAGACAATATCCGTATCGACTACGAGAAGTTACGTATGCTTATCTGCAAGGA contains:
- a CDS encoding AAA family ATPase, translating into MEEYIAPRRKRIPYGMMNFAVIRRDDCYYVDKTRFIPMIEEADKFFFFIRPRRFGKSLTVNMLQHYYDILAKDKFDTLFGDLYIGKYPTPDRNSYLVLYLNFSGIVGELHNYRKGLDAHCQTMFDYFCDIYADYLPQGIKEELDKKEGAVEQIEYLFTECNKTNQRIYLFIDEYDHFTNAILSDIESLHRYTDETHGEGYLRAFFNKIKAGTYSSIERCFITGVSPMTMDDLTSGFNIGTNYSLTPEFNEMIGFTEEEVRQMLTYYSTTSPFNHSVDELIEMMKPWYDNYCFAEECYGETTMYNSNMVLYFVKNYIQRGKAPRDMVEDNIRIDYEKLRMLICKDKEFAHDASIIQTLVSEGYVTGELKKGFPAVNITNPDNFVSLLYYFGMLTISGMYKGKTKLTIPNQVVREQIYTYLLSTYNEADLSFSSYEKNELASALAYDGSWKTYFGYIADCLKRYTSQRDKQKGEFFVHGFTLAMTAQNRFYRPISEQDTQAGYVDIFLCPLLDIYSDMKHSYIVELKYAKYKDPESRVEELRLEGIAQANRYAETETVKNAVGATQLHKIVVVYKGMDMPVCEEI